Sequence from the Crassostrea angulata isolate pt1a10 chromosome 9, ASM2561291v2, whole genome shotgun sequence genome:
atctatctatttatctatctatctatctatctatttatctatctatctatctttctatctatctatctatctatctatctatctatctatctatctatctctctctctctctctccatccatccatccatccatccatccatccatccatccatccatccatccatccatctatctatctatctatctatctatctatctatctatctatctatctatctatctatctatctatctatctatctatctatctatctatctatctatctatctatcaagtGTATTCAGATGAAATGCAGACATATAGGTTCTCTATGAGACAACTGTGACGGTAAAATCaaaaaacatttgtttgaaGCAAACCACGGCATTTATATTATCACTTTCTTTGACATGAATTTTACAGCAGATCATTTTTTTAGATGACAAATATGATGATATTAAAGACACAGCATTGATTTGCTTGTTAAAGACGCTTTTGATTTGTTTCATGTTTAAAATAATGCTTATTTGACCAGACTGTGAAAAGGGATACAACGGAACAAACTGTAGCATGATATGCCCTTACCCTTCCTTTGGTCAAAACTACAAATCAAACTGCAATTGTATATTGAAAGATTGTGATCATAGATATGGATGCAATCGTACAAAAGGAGGTAATTAGACCGCACttaacaaaaacttgtatactagttgataattctaaaattgaaaagaaaggtgttttttttatatgtgtatcaagtaaaacagaaaaaaaatcttcattgatttaaattaaaatattccataacttttttaaacattgtattctaaaaattattttctaaatgttaatatttaaatggaaaaaaaagatatgaagaaaaaagagactataaaaaaaattcagaaaaaaaaaaatattttgttaattaatgCTTCCTCTTTTTTCAGAGAGTGATATTCCTCCATCATTAGGCTTTATCTACACGAGCCTTACTTCAGAATATGTCACATCTAAAGTCAGCATTCCAAAAAGTTGGTATTGTTCAGAAATTGATTGGAACTGGTTTCTAACTTATTATTAAATGCTTCATAAATGCTTAATTAAAGCGGAAAAGTTAAATTGTTAAACTTAACATTTCTATCATAAGTTTAAGTTGTTCCAAATATTTATGGGAAAGTCAAAATATCGATTGTCTAATCCATCTGGgttttttaatattatcaaaGAGTGATTGTCAATGAGAAAATGATAAAGATCAAACtctactggtactgtaccagttatcgacTATGACCAGTTATCGGATAAACTGAGActtcgggtttatagcacgcgacaatccaagatttttttaattacgtcgtctttttcgaataaagaaaagtaagtttgattgaaaactttcttgaatatgttttatacatgagcttaaacgatcattgtttacggctgattttacatctttgcacttttagcagtgggggaagtgacgtaacaagttaaaaatagaatattcccactttgtgatacgttattatatcccttctttgatttgacatataatgtCAATACATATAacgtgtataaacaaaaggaattcactaATTTCCGAAAGATTCGTAGCGCAGTTGAACTCCTGATTGctcaattatgtattgaatagtatacgatttggtgtattactgtatgataataaacgaataattttatgagttttgtttataatgtatcataacCCCGACTACTTTGGTCTGACCccacaaggggcataattcaaattacatttatcagagtataaaatcaacatgtataGGGATGTTG
This genomic interval carries:
- the LOC128162257 gene encoding multiple epidermal growth factor-like domains protein 6 — encoded protein: MDMNVVVFIVYATMIYTFSNESMYPCPGINETSCCPGHRWDIPQHKCIHCEKGYNGTNCSMICPYPSFGQNYKSNCNCILKDCDHRYGCNRTKGESDIPPSLGFIYTSLTSEYVTSKVSIPKSWYCSEIDWNWFLTYY